Proteins encoded in a region of the Inquilinus sp. KBS0705 genome:
- a CDS encoding porin family protein yields MPKFLTALLLLFIALNANAQTWEIGGGAGAAGYIGDLNANPVKPSGASGGVFVKRNFNGYLGLKLNYALGQIGADDAKSSIEQFRNRNLSFTDPLKELSILLEFNFMKYIPDAGHNRYTPYVYIGGGLASYNPRTIFNGQTIYLRWLRTEGQTKEYSKNAIVIPYGAGIKYNLGGKWTVAADVGYRYTNTDFLDDVSGVYAAHDKLPFGPSVKLADRSGEKTGVYIGTPGSQRGDFRAKDIYMFAGFTISYTFVTEKCYFEQ; encoded by the coding sequence ATGCCCAAATTTTTAACCGCATTATTATTACTGTTTATAGCCCTTAACGCAAACGCCCAAACCTGGGAAATAGGTGGTGGTGCAGGCGCGGCAGGTTACATAGGCGATTTAAACGCCAACCCGGTAAAGCCAAGCGGTGCATCGGGCGGGGTTTTTGTTAAACGTAACTTTAACGGATACCTTGGTTTAAAACTCAACTACGCCTTAGGGCAAATTGGTGCCGATGATGCCAAATCTTCTATAGAGCAGTTCCGTAACCGTAATTTAAGCTTCACCGACCCCTTAAAGGAGCTAAGCATACTGCTGGAGTTTAACTTTATGAAGTATATACCCGATGCCGGCCATAACAGATATACACCTTATGTATATATAGGCGGCGGGCTTGCCTCATATAACCCACGTACCATTTTTAACGGACAAACCATTTACCTGCGCTGGCTACGTACCGAGGGGCAGACTAAAGAGTACTCAAAAAATGCCATCGTAATACCTTATGGCGCCGGTATAAAATACAACCTGGGCGGTAAATGGACAGTTGCCGCCGATGTAGGTTACCGCTATACCAATACCGATTTTTTAGATGATGTTAGCGGGGTTTATGCCGCGCATGATAAGCTGCCTTTTGGTCCCTCGGTTAAGCTGGCAGATAGGTCGGGCGAAAAAACCGGTGTATATATAGGTACGCCGGGCTCCCAGCGCGGCGATTTTAGGGCTAAGGATATTTATATGTTTGCCGGGTTTACCATATCATACACCTTTGTTACCGAGAAGTGTTATTTTGAGCAGTAA
- a CDS encoding NAD kinase — protein sequence MKIAVYGRQFNDPSVFPYIRQVFDSLLAHKVDIYIHHQLNDYLQGNIDTSAYNVLECNESIQDHIDVFITLGGDGTLLDMVTVIRDSGIPVIGINFGRLGFLASINKSDIAAAIHAVVNKEFTLDSRELLVIDSEQKIFGDNNFALNDVTIHKRDDSAMITTHVSLNGEFLNSYWGDGIIVSTSTGSTAYSLSCGGPIIFPQSNSIALTPVAPHNLNVRPIILADTSSLSFEVECRGNNYLVSCDSRTAIIDKSMTFKVYKADFTLNLVRLNNESYLSTLRNKLLWGLDARNY from the coding sequence ATGAAAATAGCAGTTTACGGCAGGCAGTTTAACGACCCATCGGTGTTCCCATACATCCGCCAGGTGTTCGACAGCCTTTTGGCGCATAAGGTAGATATCTACATCCATCACCAGTTAAACGATTATTTGCAGGGTAATATAGATACCTCGGCCTATAATGTACTGGAGTGTAACGAAAGTATACAAGACCATATTGATGTATTTATAACCCTTGGCGGCGACGGCACACTGCTGGATATGGTCACTGTTATCCGCGATTCGGGCATCCCCGTTATCGGTATAAACTTTGGCAGGCTGGGCTTTTTGGCCAGCATAAACAAAAGTGATATAGCCGCTGCCATACACGCGGTGGTAAATAAAGAATTTACCCTGGACAGCCGCGAGCTGCTGGTGATAGACTCTGAACAAAAGATATTTGGCGATAATAACTTCGCGCTTAATGATGTAACCATCCACAAGCGCGACGACTCGGCCATGATCACTACACATGTATCGCTTAACGGCGAATTTTTAAACTCCTACTGGGGCGATGGTATCATCGTATCAACATCAACAGGTTCAACAGCTTATTCGCTAAGCTGCGGCGGCCCCATTATCTTTCCGCAATCAAACAGTATAGCGCTCACACCGGTAGCGCCGCACAATCTTAATGTAAGGCCCATTATATTGGCAGACACCAGCTCATTATCGTTTGAAGTGGAGTGCAGGGGTAACAATTACCTGGTATCGTGCGATAGCCGTACCGCCATCATTGATAAAAGCATGACGTTTAAGGTATACAAAGCCGATTTTACCCTCAATTTAGTACGCTTAAATAATGAAAGCTACTTATCCACGTTAAGGAACAAGTTATTATGGGGATTAGACGCCCGTAATTATTAA
- a CDS encoding CBS domain-containing protein: MLAIELISDAIPPVHTSDTIQKVFDRMAEFRVRHLPIVNEEQFLGLLSDDDLIQEPDYQAQIGSLALSLVNPYVLEEQHIYDVIRLFHEQQLSVVPVLNAKKDYQGLISINTMNEYFAKLTSVSQPGGIIVLEINNKNNSLAHMSQIVESDNAQVLSSYTRTFPDSTRMEVTLKVNKQDISNIIATFLRYEYDVKATFNYTDHNDNSMDRFDSFMNYLNL, translated from the coding sequence ATGCTTGCAATTGAGCTGATAAGCGATGCGATACCCCCTGTACACACTTCTGATACCATACAGAAAGTGTTTGACCGTATGGCGGAGTTTCGTGTGCGCCATTTGCCAATTGTAAACGAAGAGCAGTTTTTAGGCCTTTTATCTGACGATGACCTTATACAGGAGCCCGATTACCAGGCGCAGATAGGTTCGCTGGCACTGTCGCTGGTTAACCCTTATGTTTTGGAAGAGCAGCACATATACGATGTGATACGCTTGTTTCACGAGCAGCAATTAAGCGTTGTGCCGGTACTTAATGCTAAAAAGGACTACCAGGGCTTAATATCTATTAATACCATGAACGAGTATTTTGCCAAGCTAACATCGGTATCGCAACCGGGTGGTATCATTGTGCTCGAGATCAATAATAAGAACAACTCACTGGCGCACATGAGCCAGATAGTAGAATCGGATAACGCGCAGGTGCTAAGCTCCTATACCCGTACCTTCCCCGATTCGACCCGGATGGAGGTTACTCTTAAAGTTAACAAGCAGGATATATCTAATATTATAGCTACTTTTTTACGCTACGAGTATGATGTTAAGGCTACCTTTAATTACACCGACCATAACGACAACTCGATGGACCGGTTTGATTCGTTTATGAATTACCTGAATTTGTAG
- a CDS encoding alpha/beta hydrolase, which produces MDLALKEEQGFSYIEAGEGQPLLLLHGLMGALSNWERVVEEFSPNYRVILPMLPIYDLPLLTTGVRALSKYIHKFIKFKKLSNVVLLGNSLGGHVGLIYVLAHPGYVKALVLTGSSGLYENAFGGSFPRRESIEFVREKVAYTFYDPATATDELVNEVFATINDRHKVIRILAMAKSAIRHNMKKDLRKITMPVSLIWGRDDKITPPEVAVEFNELLPNAELHWIDKCGHAPMMERPEEFNKYLGMFLDKIKK; this is translated from the coding sequence ATGGATCTGGCACTTAAAGAAGAACAAGGTTTTAGTTACATTGAAGCAGGCGAAGGCCAGCCGCTGCTGCTTTTACACGGTTTAATGGGCGCGCTTAGCAACTGGGAAAGAGTTGTTGAAGAATTTAGCCCAAATTACCGCGTTATTTTGCCAATGCTACCTATTTATGACCTGCCGTTGCTAACTACCGGGGTTCGTGCTTTATCAAAGTATATACATAAATTTATAAAGTTTAAAAAGCTTAGTAATGTAGTGCTGTTGGGTAACTCGTTAGGCGGGCACGTAGGCTTAATATATGTATTGGCGCATCCGGGGTATGTAAAGGCCCTTGTTTTAACCGGCAGTTCGGGCTTATACGAGAACGCTTTTGGCGGCTCGTTCCCGCGACGCGAGAGTATAGAGTTTGTGCGCGAAAAAGTGGCTTATACCTTTTACGACCCCGCTACAGCAACTGATGAGCTGGTTAACGAGGTATTTGCAACCATTAACGACAGGCATAAGGTAATACGCATATTGGCCATGGCAAAATCGGCCATACGCCATAACATGAAAAAAGACCTGCGTAAAATAACCATGCCGGTATCGTTAATATGGGGCCGCGACGATAAAATTACACCACCCGAAGTGGCTGTTGAGTTTAACGAATTGCTGCCAAATGCCGAATTGCACTGGATAGATAAGTGCGGGCATGCGCCAATGATGGAGCGCCCCGAAGAATTTAATAAGTACCTTGGGATGTTTTTAGATAAAATAAAAAAATAA
- a CDS encoding GatB/YqeY domain-containing protein, whose translation MSLITQIDQDIKQAMLAKQPDRLRGLRAIKSALLVAKTEKGAADELTQEAEIKVLQKLIKQRKESADIYKTQNREDLYEIEMAEMYVIEPYLPQQMSRFEIEGYIQQLIERLGVTSVKDMGRVMGVANKELAGQADGKTVSEVVKQLLG comes from the coding sequence ATGTCTCTTATCACTCAAATAGACCAGGATATTAAACAAGCTATGCTGGCCAAACAACCCGACAGGCTTAGGGGCTTGCGTGCCATTAAATCGGCATTATTAGTAGCAAAAACCGAAAAAGGCGCCGCTGACGAATTAACCCAGGAGGCCGAAATAAAAGTTTTGCAAAAGCTGATAAAGCAGCGTAAAGAGTCGGCAGATATTTACAAGACGCAAAACCGCGAGGATCTGTACGAGATAGAGATGGCCGAAATGTATGTAATAGAGCCCTACTTGCCGCAGCAAATGAGCCGTTTTGAAATTGAAGGCTATATACAACAGTTGATAGAGCGCCTTGGCGTAACCTCTGTTAAGGATATGGGCCGCGTGATGGGGGTTGCTAATAAAGAACTTGCCGGCCAGGCCGATGGTAAAACAGTATCGGAAGTGGTAAAGCAACTGTTAGGATAA
- a CDS encoding SDR family NAD(P)-dependent oxidoreductase has product MAKIALITGATAGIGEACAHTFAREGFNLILTGRRMQRLERLAQQLNDKYNVEIAICCFDVRSRQAVIDNLNNLPAEWKQVNVLVNNAGLSQGLDPIDKGDIDDWETMIDTNIKGLLYVSKVVSNWMIDNGFGHIINLGSIAGKEVYPNGNVYCATKHAVDALNKGMRLDLVNHGIRVTAVHPGAVETEFSEVRFKGDKDRAKKVYDGFEPLVAQDVAETIWFAASRPAHVNINELTIMPTAQAAATVINRK; this is encoded by the coding sequence ATGGCTAAAATTGCATTGATAACAGGAGCTACCGCCGGGATAGGCGAGGCCTGCGCACATACCTTTGCCCGCGAGGGTTTTAACTTAATACTTACCGGCCGCCGTATGCAACGGCTTGAACGCCTTGCCCAGCAACTAAACGATAAGTACAATGTAGAGATAGCGATTTGCTGCTTTGATGTACGCAGCCGCCAGGCCGTTATTGATAACCTTAACAACCTGCCCGCCGAATGGAAACAGGTAAACGTTTTGGTAAACAACGCGGGCCTTAGCCAGGGGCTCGACCCCATTGATAAGGGCGATATTGACGATTGGGAAACAATGATAGATACCAACATAAAGGGTTTATTATACGTAAGCAAAGTGGTAAGCAACTGGATGATAGATAATGGCTTTGGCCACATTATTAATTTAGGGTCGATAGCCGGGAAAGAGGTTTACCCTAACGGCAACGTATATTGCGCCACCAAGCATGCGGTTGATGCGCTTAATAAAGGTATGCGGCTTGATTTGGTAAACCACGGCATACGGGTTACCGCTGTACACCCGGGCGCTGTAGAAACCGAATTTTCGGAAGTGCGCTTTAAGGGCGATAAAGACAGAGCAAAAAAGGTATACGACGGGTTTGAGCCATTAGTAGCACAGGATGTAGCCGAAACCATTTGGTTTGCAGCATCGCGCCCGGCACATGTTAATATAAACGAACTAACTATAATGCCTACCGCGCAAGCGGCTGCAACTGTAATAAACAGGAAGTAG
- a CDS encoding PorT family protein has protein sequence MIKTRYFIFILLMGCSNLLFAQAYGGGADQNDLSFGFTFSFVQSSFKIVKKPDWRKPYFDADVNRNITDSLNSISSKTLPGFAVGFITRYRLTDHLEARITPALVFADRSLSYAYKTPSQDVDKSVQTTTVDFPLQLKLKSDRVGNVRAYLIGGAKFSNAIGSKKNSDANASPLEKAVKNVKSYSSYEAGFGFDIYFEYFKLSPEVKLSNSFTNMLVPENHPYSTPISSLGLHTIMFSLYFE, from the coding sequence ATGATCAAAACCCGCTACTTCATCTTTATTTTATTGATGGGCTGCAGCAATTTGCTATTTGCGCAGGCATACGGTGGCGGCGCCGACCAAAACGACCTGAGTTTTGGTTTTACATTCTCGTTTGTACAAAGCAGTTTTAAAATTGTAAAAAAGCCCGATTGGCGCAAACCATATTTTGATGCTGATGTGAACCGAAACATTACCGACTCGTTAAACAGCATCAGCTCAAAAACACTACCCGGCTTTGCAGTGGGGTTTATAACCCGCTACCGCCTTACCGACCATTTAGAGGCACGTATTACCCCGGCTTTGGTGTTTGCCGACCGGTCGCTTAGTTATGCCTATAAAACCCCATCGCAGGATGTAGATAAATCGGTACAAACCACCACAGTTGATTTCCCGCTGCAGCTAAAGCTGAAGTCTGATCGTGTGGGTAACGTTAGGGCTTATTTAATAGGTGGGGCCAAATTTTCGAATGCTATCGGTTCCAAAAAAAACAGCGATGCCAATGCAAGTCCGCTTGAAAAAGCGGTTAAAAATGTAAAGAGCTACTCATCGTATGAGGCTGGTTTTGGCTTTGACATTTATTTTGAATACTTTAAGCTATCGCCCGAAGTAAAATTAAGTAACAGCTTTACCAATATGCTGGTTCCCGAAAATCACCCCTATTCAACCCCTATAAGCTCGCTTGGCCTGCATACCATTATGTTTAGCCTTTACTTTGAGTAA
- the ubiE gene encoding bifunctional demethylmenaquinone methyltransferase/2-methoxy-6-polyprenyl-1,4-benzoquinol methylase UbiE, with product MSKTVTPYQDKQGTKKEQVADMFNNISKTYDFLNHFMSLGIDIIWRKIAINELKELKPQLILDVATGTGDFAFEALSILKPKKIIGVDISRGMLDIADQKILKRKLSDKFEVRLGDSEKLPFEADEFDAVTVAYGVRNFEDLEKGLTDIYRVLKPGGKAVVLEFSKPKGFPVKQLYQFYFNYITPGIGKLFSKDARAYTYLPESVAAFPDGAAFTAIMDKAGFKHTKSRPLAFGICSIYTGIK from the coding sequence ATGAGCAAAACTGTAACACCGTACCAGGACAAGCAGGGCACCAAAAAAGAGCAGGTGGCCGATATGTTTAACAATATATCAAAAACCTACGATTTTTTGAACCACTTTATGTCGCTGGGTATTGATATCATCTGGCGCAAAATAGCAATTAACGAGCTGAAGGAACTTAAACCACAGCTGATATTGGACGTGGCTACCGGCACCGGCGATTTTGCCTTTGAAGCTTTATCCATACTTAAGCCTAAAAAGATCATCGGTGTAGATATCTCCCGGGGCATGCTGGATATTGCCGACCAAAAGATATTGAAACGCAAACTATCTGATAAGTTTGAAGTAAGGCTCGGCGATTCGGAAAAGCTGCCCTTTGAGGCTGATGAGTTTGATGCCGTAACTGTGGCTTATGGCGTACGCAATTTTGAGGACCTTGAAAAAGGCCTTACCGATATATACAGGGTGTTAAAACCCGGTGGTAAAGCAGTGGTGCTTGAGTTTTCAAAACCAAAGGGCTTCCCCGTAAAGCAGCTTTATCAATTCTACTTTAATTATATTACCCCGGGTATTGGCAAGCTTTTTTCAAAGGATGCCAGGGCTTATACTTACCTGCCCGAGTCGGTAGCGGCCTTCCCTGATGGAGCGGCTTTTACCGCTATAATGGATAAGGCAGGCTTTAAACATACCAAAAGCAGGCCTTTAGCGTTTGGTATCTGTTCAATATATACCGGTATTAAATGA
- a CDS encoding Gfo/Idh/MocA family oxidoreductase — protein sequence MKEENPEASRRGFIKKLATTAAAVTAGSSLIAADKNQGSFHYLKQQYNRIGANDQVNIALIGAGGMGSSDTNTALQIPGVKLVAVCDLYDGRLKDAKTKWGADIYTTKVYKEILNRKDVDAVIIATPDHWHQQISVDAMHAGKHVYCEKPMVHSVMEGPAVIKAQQETGKVFQVGSQGVSSLGNEKARELLKSGAIGELNYAEGFWARRGAVEVWQYPIPDDASTQTVDWETYISNAPKRPFDSKRFFRWRNYTDYGTGMAGDLFVHLFSSLHFITGSMGPNKIYASGGLRYWNDGREVPDVLLGTFDYAKAAAHPAFNLSLRCNFVDGTSGTTYLRLVGSEGAMDVEWDRVTLKRNKVIDNTDPFYIEKMKQMGQATSGRKQMLPPEQITFDAEKGYLGGPYDHMNNFITAIRTNGKVTEDAIFGYRAAAPALLCNDSYFKNAPMFWDPEKMKMVKS from the coding sequence ATGAAAGAAGAAAACCCGGAAGCATCCCGCAGGGGCTTTATTAAAAAGCTGGCCACTACTGCCGCGGCAGTAACAGCAGGCAGCAGCTTAATTGCAGCAGATAAAAATCAAGGCAGTTTTCATTATCTGAAACAACAGTATAACCGCATTGGCGCTAACGACCAGGTGAACATTGCCCTGATAGGTGCCGGCGGTATGGGCTCGTCGGATACTAACACCGCCCTGCAAATACCCGGCGTAAAACTGGTTGCCGTATGCGATTTATACGATGGCCGCTTAAAAGACGCCAAAACCAAATGGGGTGCAGATATTTATACCACCAAAGTTTACAAGGAGATACTTAACCGTAAAGATGTAGATGCGGTAATTATAGCCACGCCCGACCACTGGCACCAGCAAATTTCTGTTGATGCTATGCATGCAGGCAAGCACGTTTATTGCGAAAAGCCGATGGTACACTCGGTAATGGAAGGCCCTGCAGTAATAAAAGCGCAGCAGGAAACCGGCAAGGTTTTCCAGGTTGGCAGCCAGGGTGTTTCCAGCTTAGGTAACGAGAAAGCCCGCGAACTGCTAAAATCAGGCGCCATAGGCGAATTAAACTACGCCGAAGGCTTTTGGGCACGCCGCGGCGCGGTAGAAGTTTGGCAATACCCTATACCCGATGATGCTTCAACACAAACGGTTGATTGGGAAACCTATATCAGCAACGCGCCAAAACGCCCGTTTGATTCAAAAAGGTTCTTCCGCTGGAGGAATTATACCGATTACGGTACCGGTATGGCAGGCGACTTATTTGTGCACCTGTTTAGCAGCCTGCACTTTATAACCGGCTCAATGGGCCCTAATAAAATATACGCGTCAGGCGGTTTACGCTACTGGAACGATGGCCGCGAAGTACCTGATGTTTTGCTGGGTACATTTGATTATGCTAAAGCTGCCGCACACCCGGCGTTTAACCTAAGCCTGCGCTGTAACTTTGTTGATGGCACCAGTGGCACTACCTACCTGCGCTTAGTGGGCAGCGAAGGTGCTATGGATGTTGAATGGGACAGGGTTACCCTTAAACGTAACAAGGTAATTGATAACACCGACCCTTTCTATATCGAAAAAATGAAACAAATGGGCCAGGCTACCAGCGGGCGCAAGCAAATGCTGCCACCCGAGCAAATAACCTTCGACGCTGAAAAAGGTTATTTGGGCGGCCCTTACGACCACATGAACAACTTTATAACCGCTATACGTACCAACGGCAAAGTAACCGAGGATGCTATTTTTGGCTATCGCGCGGCTGCCCCTGCCCTGCTATGTAACGATAGTTACTTTAAAAACGCCCCAATGTTTTGGGATCCTGAAAAAATGAAAATGGTGAAATCATAA
- a CDS encoding DUF1080 domain-containing protein has protein sequence MQHKLKTLSLAAAMAFTFAQSFAQAKKGQWVSLFNGKDLTGWHSFNKTTPVQNWEIEDGALVCLGAVKGTDTGGDIISDGQYDNFELTWQWKIDKASNSGVLYHVVEDKKYNASYVTGPEYQIIDDIGWVPDVLEEWQKTGADYAMHIPNDQKKIMPVGQWNTSKIVFDHGHVEHWLNGKKILEFTAWDADWQKKKAEGKWKDHPEYGLAKIGHIALQDHGHKAYFKNIMLKQL, from the coding sequence ATGCAGCATAAATTAAAAACCTTAAGCCTTGCAGCAGCTATGGCTTTTACCTTTGCGCAAAGCTTTGCACAGGCAAAAAAGGGCCAGTGGGTAAGCTTGTTTAATGGTAAGGACCTTACCGGCTGGCACAGCTTTAATAAGACCACGCCGGTACAAAACTGGGAAATTGAAGATGGCGCCCTGGTTTGCCTTGGCGCGGTAAAAGGCACCGATACCGGCGGCGACATTATTAGCGATGGCCAGTACGATAACTTTGAACTTACCTGGCAATGGAAGATTGACAAAGCCAGCAACAGTGGCGTTTTATACCATGTTGTTGAAGACAAAAAGTACAATGCCAGTTATGTGACCGGCCCCGAGTACCAGATAATTGATGATATTGGCTGGGTACCTGATGTTTTAGAAGAGTGGCAAAAAACTGGTGCCGATTATGCCATGCACATCCCCAACGATCAAAAAAAGATAATGCCCGTTGGCCAATGGAACACCAGTAAAATTGTATTTGACCACGGCCATGTAGAGCACTGGCTAAACGGCAAAAAGATACTAGAGTTTACTGCCTGGGATGCCGACTGGCAAAAGAAAAAAGCCGAAGGCAAGTGGAAAGACCACCCCGAATACGGCCTGGCCAAAATAGGCCACATTGCCCTGCAAGACCACGGGCATAAGGCCTACTTTAAAAACATAATGCTAAAGCAATTGTAA
- a CDS encoding aldo/keto reductase, producing MEYRQLGGSGLQVPVLSFGTATFGGTNKFFKAWGNTQLDDAKKMVGLCLDAGVNMFDTADVYSNGTSEEILGQALEGLRDRVLISTKATFRMSDDANDVGSSRFHLIKSAENSLRRLQTDHIDIYHMHGFDGNTPVEETLRALDDLISSGKVRYIACSNFSGWHLMKSLSVSERYGWAKYIGHQAYYSLLDREFEWELMPLGIDQKVSTIVWSPLASGQLGGKFRRGQPIPQDNRRSQGGSHGPETDFERLYKIVDVLDEVAEETGKSVAQVAINWLIKRPTVANIVIGARNEEQLKQNLGAVGWSLTIDQIKKLDAASEVPPIYPYWHQRQDTKLNPLPKFY from the coding sequence ATGGAATACAGACAATTAGGCGGCTCGGGTTTACAGGTGCCTGTGCTTAGTTTTGGTACTGCTACATTTGGCGGCACTAACAAGTTTTTTAAAGCCTGGGGCAATACCCAACTGGACGACGCTAAGAAGATGGTAGGCCTTTGCCTCGACGCGGGCGTAAACATGTTTGATACGGCGGATGTTTACTCAAACGGCACATCTGAAGAGATATTAGGCCAGGCGCTGGAAGGCCTGCGCGACAGGGTTTTAATATCTACCAAGGCTACTTTTAGGATGAGTGACGATGCCAATGATGTAGGCTCATCAAGGTTTCATCTTATTAAATCGGCCGAGAATAGCCTGCGCCGCTTGCAAACAGATCATATAGATATTTACCACATGCATGGCTTTGACGGTAACACACCTGTTGAGGAAACCCTGCGTGCTTTAGATGACCTAATTAGCAGCGGTAAAGTACGTTACATTGCCTGTTCCAACTTTTCGGGCTGGCATTTAATGAAATCACTTTCTGTATCCGAGCGTTATGGCTGGGCCAAATATATAGGCCACCAGGCATATTACTCGCTGTTAGACAGGGAATTTGAATGGGAACTTATGCCTTTAGGTATCGACCAAAAAGTGAGCACCATTGTATGGAGCCCACTGGCATCCGGCCAGTTGGGAGGTAAGTTCCGCAGGGGGCAGCCTATACCGCAGGATAACCGACGTAGCCAGGGTGGCAGCCATGGCCCCGAAACTGATTTTGAGCGCCTTTATAAGATTGTGGATGTATTAGACGAGGTAGCCGAAGAAACCGGCAAATCGGTAGCGCAAGTGGCCATTAACTGGCTGATAAAGAGGCCGACAGTAGCTAATATTGTTATTGGGGCCCGTAACGAAGAGCAGCTAAAGCAAAACCTTGGCGCAGTAGGATGGAGCCTTACTATCGACCAAATTAAGAAGCTGGATGCGGCAAGTGAGGTGCCGCCAATATACCCATACTGGCATCAAAGGCAGGATACTAAGCTAAACCCACTACCAAAATTTTATTAA
- a CDS encoding GNAT family N-acetyltransferase, whose translation MVIRLATLTDIPQIMQIIAEVVPLMRAAGNMQWDSTYPNPDVFRQDIELGQLWVADIEGDIAGVTAITTEQYPEYEQVGWDTSETAIVTHRLAVSPRHRGKGIAEALLLQADKVAAERGINLVRVDTNSQNAATQRLFPKVGYTFGGEITLAFRPGLSFYVYEKRL comes from the coding sequence ATGGTCATACGACTTGCAACCCTAACAGATATACCTCAGATAATGCAGATCATAGCCGAGGTGGTGCCTTTAATGCGTGCTGCAGGCAATATGCAGTGGGATAGCACTTACCCTAACCCTGATGTTTTTAGGCAGGATATTGAGCTTGGCCAACTATGGGTAGCTGATATTGAGGGAGATATAGCCGGGGTTACGGCTATCACTACCGAGCAATATCCCGAATATGAGCAGGTTGGCTGGGATACTAGCGAAACGGCTATTGTTACACACAGGCTGGCGGTTAGTCCGCGGCATAGGGGTAAGGGCATTGCAGAGGCTTTACTGTTACAGGCAGATAAGGTGGCTGCAGAGCGTGGCATTAATTTAGTACGTGTTGATACTAATAGCCAAAATGCTGCAACCCAAAGGCTTTTCCCCAAGGTGGGTTACACATTTGGCGGCGAAATAACCCTTGCGTTTAGGCCCGGATTAAGTTTTTATGTTTACGAGAAACGACTATAA
- a CDS encoding S24 family peptidase, translating to MEDSLKPNKIKTVRPETLEFIILYNQLRGKAFSNNSELAETLGFNSASSITEIIKSRQNIDPEKLRVFKEKYRDLLGGKKYTEKPVVSVLREEGIPMYEITATASGVEVYNDINDAHPVGRMNFPGIEECDFALPVWGHSMYPYLENGCWVALKIISDKKILPGEVYYIEWGDYRMYKRLLASDNPEEVIAHSDNVTEMVGNRLKYAPFSIRIDEIKKLCLVKDIHKKHNH from the coding sequence ATGGAAGACTCATTAAAGCCTAATAAAATTAAAACGGTACGCCCTGAAACGCTGGAGTTTATAATTTTATATAATCAATTACGGGGGAAAGCTTTTAGCAATAATTCGGAGCTGGCCGAGACGCTTGGCTTTAATTCGGCAAGTTCTATTACCGAAATTATTAAGAGCAGGCAAAATATTGATCCTGAGAAATTAAGAGTTTTTAAAGAAAAATACAGAGATTTATTAGGTGGTAAAAAATATACGGAGAAGCCTGTAGTTTCTGTGTTGCGTGAGGAAGGTATACCGATGTATGAGATAACTGCAACTGCCTCGGGTGTTGAGGTTTACAACGATATTAATGATGCTCACCCGGTAGGGCGTATGAATTTTCCGGGTATTGAGGAATGTGATTTTGCCTTGCCGGTTTGGGGGCATTCTATGTATCCTTACTTAGAAAACGGCTGTTGGGTGGCTTTAAAGATAATATCTGATAAAAAGATACTTCCCGGCGAGGTTTACTATATTGAATGGGGCGATTACCGCATGTATAAACGCCTGTTAGCCAGCGATAACCCCGAGGAGGTTATAGCCCATTCGGATAATGTTACCGAGATGGTGGGTAACCGTTTAAAGTACGCGCCGTTCTCTATCCGTATAGATGAAATTAAGAAGCTTTGCCTGGTTAAGGACATTCATAAAAAGCATAATCATTAA
- a CDS encoding RNA-binding protein yields the protein MKVFIGGLPLEVSEAELNAVFGDFGPVKSLRIVKDRETKESRGFGFVEMVNEDEAKEAIRCMNGQSYYGKRITVNIAEDKGPGFNSGGNNRGFSRN from the coding sequence ATGAAAGTATTTATTGGAGGCCTTCCACTGGAAGTAAGTGAGGCCGAACTAAATGCGGTTTTTGGTGATTTTGGGCCGGTTAAGTCGCTCAGAATAGTTAAAGACCGTGAAACAAAAGAGAGTAGGGGTTTTGGGTTTGTTGAGATGGTGAACGAAGATGAAGCTAAGGAAGCAATAAGGTGCATGAACGGTCAAAGCTATTACGGCAAACGTATTACTGTTAACATAGCCGAGGATAAAGGCCCGGGGTTTAACAGTGGCGGTAATAACAGAGGTTTTAGCCGCAACTAA